GCAACCGCCTCGGGGTTGACCACCGGAGGCGTGGACGAAATCGTTTCTCCCTTTTTTGCTCCTTCCGGGGCTTGAGGCAGTTGGGAAACGCCGGGCGGCTGAACACCGGATGGAGGTTTTATGGGCATGAATAATTATTAACACGACAACTGCCTGACAGCAATGAGGAATTGGGTGCGTGAAAAGATTATCCGATCGGCCGGCCGTTTCCGTTGGAGTAATATTCGCAGACATCCTGCGGAATCTCGATCCCGTCGCGTCCCTGGAACACATCGTGCAGGAGACGGGCAAAAAGGCAGTTATTTTCCCGTTTCGCGGGATCGATGTCGATGGCACATTCCTCGATCGCATCGATCCCCCTTTTCTCGAAAATTTCGTGGACGTTGCCGAACAGCGACTTTCGGGCATCGTTCAGTTTGCCGATGATCTGCTGTAAATCTTCTTTGGCTTCAGCCAGCGAATCGCCCGCCAAATGGGGGAGAACTTCAACGCGTTCGGCAACAGCCCCCGCTGTTTCCTTGACAAAATCGGCGGCGTTGGAGATCAGGGCCTCAATAGATGGTTTCCGAATAGCCATACACGTTCCTCTTACCTTTTATTATGCAATTTGCTTGCCAAGTTACGGGTGGCCCACTTAAAAATATAACTACTTGAAATTACAGTATTTTTAAATTTGACGGGGGGGTTGAATAGGGGTAAAACCGTCCGAAATGGAGAGACGACCGTCCGAAAATCGGACGGTTTCAGGTTTGGATGCCACAATACGACCGAAAGGACCATTTTTACCAAAAAGCCAAAAAAGAGGGGTATCCGGCCCGTTCGGCCTACAAGCTGATCGAGCTGGATGAGCGCTTTCGGATCTTCAAACCGGGCGCCCGGATTGTCGATCTCGGTTCCGCGCCGGGAGGGTGGTTGAAGGTTATCGAAGAACGAAATCCCCCCTTGCCCCCCTTTGTCAAAGGGGGGGTGGGGGGATTTATCGTCGGCATCGATCTCCTCCCCCTGCAATTTACTCCTGCCCCGTCGACTGTTTTCATCCAGGGCGATTTTCTCGACCCGGCCAACCGGCAAAAAATCATCGAAGCGCAGGATGGAAAACCCGACTGGATTTTGTCCGACATGTCGCCGAATATTTCCGGTGTGAAATTCAGGGACCTTCAGGCCTCGCTGGAACTTTGCGAGTCGGCCCTTGAATTTGCAAAGAAGATTCTCAACAAAGGGGGGGGCTTGATTGTGAAAATTTTTCCCGG
The sequence above is a segment of the Deltaproteobacteria bacterium genome. Coding sequences within it:
- a CDS encoding RlmE family RNA methyltransferase, translated to MPQYDRKDHFYQKAKKEGYPARSAYKLIELDERFRIFKPGARIVDLGSAPGGWLKVIEERNPPLPPFVKGGVGGFIVGIDLLPLQFTPAPSTVFIQGDFLDPANRQKIIEAQDGKPDWILSDMSPNISGVKFRDLQASLELCESALEFAKKILNKGGGLIVKIFPGPEMGSFRKKLRGAFERITTVEPEATRKTSTEIYLVCTGFKG